In Microcella indica, the genomic window TCGCGCCGCCCATCGTCGTGTCGAAGGAGGACCTCGATTGGGGTCTCGACCAGCTCGAGGCGGTGCTCGCCGAGTTCGCGTGAGGGGTGCGCGAGCCGCGCATCCGTCGCCGTGTGCATGTGCCCCACGGAGCTCGCACGTCCTCGCGCCTCGCCCCGCGTGCTCGCGCCGCGTGCTCGAGGGGCCTAGACTTGCCGCAAACGGGGTCTATCCGCCACGGCAAGCGCCCTTTCGTGCCAGATCTGGCACGAAACGGTGAGTTGGGCGTGAGACTCGGCGTGGAGTGGCGCCTAGCGTGAAGTTAGCCTAACCTAACTTCTGGCAGCGTCGCCGAGTCCCGTTTCCCTTCGCACTCTCTGGAGTTTCATCCCCATGCGCTCATCGCGTTCCTTCTCCCTGCTCGCCCTCGCCGCGAGCGCCGCCCTGCTCGCCGGCTGCGCCGCCAACCCCGGCACGGAGCCGGCCGAGCCCGGCGGAGAGCCGACCGCCGACGGTGCCTTCACGCTCTACTCGGGCCGCGACGAGGAGCTCATCCAGCCGCTCATCGACCTCTTCGAGGAGCAGTCGGGCATCGAGGTCGACGTGCGCTACGGCAACACCGCTGAGCTCGGCGCGCTGCTGCTCGAGGAGGGCGAGGCGACCCCCGCCCGCGTCTTCCTCTCCCAGGATGCCGGAGCGCTCGGCGCCCTCAGCCAGGCCGGACTCTTTGCGACCCTGCCCGACGACATCGCCGACGCTGTGCCCGCGGGCTTCACCTCCACCGACGACAGCTGGGTCGGCGTCACCGGCCGGGCCCGCGTCGTCGTCTACGACGGCGACGAGCTTACGGCGGACGACCTGCCCGACACGGTCGTCGAGTACGTCGAGCCCGAGTGGGCCGGCCGGCTCGGCCTGCCGCCGGGCAACGCGAGCTTCCAGTCCTTCGTCACGGCGCTGCGCGTCATCGAGGGCGAGCAGGCCGCCGAGGAGTGGGTCGAGGCGCTCGCCGGCAACGACCTGCAGATCTTCGAGAACAACACCGCGACGCTCACGGCCGTGAACGAGGGCACCCTCGACGTCGGGCTCATCAACCACTACTACTGGTTCCGTCAGGCCGCCGAGGTCGGCGCCGAGAACATGCGTGCGCAGCTGAAGTTCCTCGCGGCGGGCGACGCGGGCTCGATCGTCAACGTCACCGGTGCGGGCATCCTCAGCGCCGCGGCCGAGGACGCCGACGCCCTCGAGTTCGTGCGCTTCCTCGTCTCGGAGGAGGCGCAGGCCTACTTCGTCGAGCAGACCTTCGAGTACCCGCTGCTGCCCGGTGTCGACGCGCCCGAAGGCCTGCCCGCGCTCGACTCGCTCGTCAACCCCGCACTCGACCTGAGCGACCTCGACGACCTGTCGACGACGCAGCAGCTGCTCGCCGAGTACGGCCTCATCTAGTGCCGAGGCTCTCACTGACCCGCATCTTCAGCCGAGGGTGATGCACTAGACGCATGATCATCGCGCCGGAGGCAGTCGAGCCGCCCCGGCGGCCCGCGCCCGTGACCGCTCCGGCGGCACCGGGTCGGCCGCCGGGGCTGCTCGTCGTCGCGGCGGGGGTGGCGGCGGCGGCAGCCGCCATCCCGCTCGTGTACCTCGTGGTGCGGGCCACCGGGGGCGGCTTCGAGGCGATGCTCGACGTGCTCGCCCGGCCGCGCGTGCTCGAGTACGCGGCGAACTCGCTGGGGCTCGCGGCCGCCGTGACGCTCAGCGCGCTCGTGCTGGGTACGGGGACGGCGGTCGTGCTGAGCAGACTGCGCGTGCCCTTCCCGCGCGCCTGGCTGCTCGTCTCGTCGTTGCCTCTCGCGGTGCCCTCCTACCTCGCCGGTTACGGGTGGCTGGTCACGCTGCCCGCGATCAACGGCTTCGTACCGAGCTGGATCCTGCTCACGGCGGTCACGGTTCCGTACGTGACGCTGCCGGTCGCGGCGGCGCTGCGCGGAGCATCCGGAGACCTCGAGGGCGTCGCGCGCACCCTCGGCCGCGGGCCCGTGCGCGCCTTCCTCGTCGCGACGTGGCCGCAGGTGCGCCCCGCCGCGATCGCCGGCTCGCTGCTCGTCGCGCTGTACTCGCTGAGCGATTTCGGGCTCGTCGCAATGATGCGGTTCCCGACCCTCACGTGGGGCATCAACCAGGCGTACGCGGCGAGCTTCGATCGCGCGCAGGCGGCGGTGCTCGCGCTGCTGCTGGTCGTGCTCGCCCTCCTCGTCGTCGTGGGGGAGCGCAGTGCGCGCGGCCAGCTGCCGAGGCAGGCGGCGCGCGCGGTCGCCCCGCGAACGATCCGGCGCGGGATGCTCGTGGCCCTGCTGCCCGTCGTCGCCGCGGCCCCCGCCGTCGGTGTCGCGGTTCCCCTGCTCGGGCTGCTCGCGCGCTTGCTCGAGGCGCAGACGTTGCGCGAGCTCGACGTGGCACGCCTGCTCGGAGCGGTCGGCGCGACCGTGGGAGTCGCCGTCGGTGCGGCGCTGCTCGCCGTGCTGCTCGCGCTGCCCGTCGCGGCGCTCGCGAGCCGCTACCGCGGGCGGCTCGTGTCGGCGCTCGAGTCGGTGAGCTACCTCGGCCACGCGCTGCCCGGCATCGTCGTCGGGCTGTCGCTCGTGTTCTTCGCCCTCGCGGTCGTTCCGGTGCTCTACCAGAGCGTCGTCGTGCTCGTCTTCGCGTACGCCGTGCTGTTCGCGCCGAAGGCGATCAGCACGATGCGGGCCGGGCTTGGAGACGTTCCGCCGCGCCTCGTCGCGGTCGCCCGCACGCTCGGCGATTCGCCGTTGCGCGCGTGGTGGCGCGTGACCGTGCCGCTCGCCCTGCCGAGTGTCGGCATCGGCGCCCTGCTCGTGGCCATCGCGACCATGAAAGAATTGCCGGCGACGCTGCTGCTGCGCCCCACGGGGGTGTCGACGCTCGCCACGGAACTGTGGAACCGCACCGTGATCGTCGAGTACGGGGCTGCCGCACCGTACGCCGCGATGCTCGTGCTGCTGGCCGCTGTTCCGGCGG contains:
- a CDS encoding ABC transporter permease, which produces MIIAPEAVEPPRRPAPVTAPAAPGRPPGLLVVAAGVAAAAAAIPLVYLVVRATGGGFEAMLDVLARPRVLEYAANSLGLAAAVTLSALVLGTGTAVVLSRLRVPFPRAWLLVSSLPLAVPSYLAGYGWLVTLPAINGFVPSWILLTAVTVPYVTLPVAAALRGASGDLEGVARTLGRGPVRAFLVATWPQVRPAAIAGSLLVALYSLSDFGLVAMMRFPTLTWGINQAYAASFDRAQAAVLALLLVVLALLVVVGERSARGQLPRQAARAVAPRTIRRGMLVALLPVVAAAPAVGVAVPLLGLLARLLEAQTLRELDVARLLGAVGATVGVAVGAALLAVLLALPVAALASRYRGRLVSALESVSYLGHALPGIVVGLSLVFFALAVVPVLYQSVVVLVFAYAVLFAPKAISTMRAGLGDVPPRLVAVARTLGDSPLRAWWRVTVPLALPSVGIGALLVAIATMKELPATLLLRPTGVSTLATELWNRTVIVEYGAAAPYAAMLVLLAAVPAVILSGVRTVAKEEL
- a CDS encoding extracellular solute-binding protein, encoding MRSSRSFSLLALAASAALLAGCAANPGTEPAEPGGEPTADGAFTLYSGRDEELIQPLIDLFEEQSGIEVDVRYGNTAELGALLLEEGEATPARVFLSQDAGALGALSQAGLFATLPDDIADAVPAGFTSTDDSWVGVTGRARVVVYDGDELTADDLPDTVVEYVEPEWAGRLGLPPGNASFQSFVTALRVIEGEQAAEEWVEALAGNDLQIFENNTATLTAVNEGTLDVGLINHYYWFRQAAEVGAENMRAQLKFLAAGDAGSIVNVTGAGILSAAAEDADALEFVRFLVSEEAQAYFVEQTFEYPLLPGVDAPEGLPALDSLVNPALDLSDLDDLSTTQQLLAEYGLI